In the Ranitomeya imitator isolate aRanImi1 chromosome 2, aRanImi1.pri, whole genome shotgun sequence genome, cttgtgtgaacgcttcaatggtaccctcaaacagatgctacgcatgctggttgagactcaagggcgtgactgggagcggtacctcccacacctgctattcgcttaccgagaggttccacaggcctcgacggggttctcccccttcgagctcctgtacggcaggtaagtccagggaccccttgggttggtaagagaatcctgggaagaggagccgaacccttctgaagggtCCAtagtggatcaacatgttagagcatgttaggttaggctatgggttgaactagatggacttatagtcttccttcgaccttaataactatgtaactatgtcatgcgcttccgtgacaagatgcagaccttgacgcagttggtgcatgacaacatgacgcaggctcaggctgaccagaagcactggtatgaccagaatgcccgggagcggacctaccacgtgggtcaaaaggtgtgggtgctggtccctgtgccaacggataagcttcaggcagcctgggagggcccgtacgtcatccaccaacagctcaacccggtcacctacgtggtcacgcttgaccacgctcggggtaggcaaaaggcctttcacgtcaacatgatgaaggctcaccaTGAACTTGAACCttttgtcctaccggtctgcagcttatccgaagacggggaggaagacaccctcctggacatgctggcccgagccaaggccggtgggttcaTCAAGGACGTGgaagtaagcgcctcgttaactgaaccccagcagttgcagttgcaaaccacactggaacactTCTGGGTCATGTTcttcaaccgacctgggaggactgagttagcagtccacaaggtggacaccgggaatcacgccccactacggcaaacaccctatcgaatctccgaccaggtgcagcaggttatgtgccaggagatcgatgagatgttacagctggggatgatttgacggtcaaagagcacgtgggcctcacctgtagttctcgtgacaaagaaggaccggaccactcggttctgcatggactacagggggctcaatgccatcacagcctctgacgcgcacccaatgccgcgcatcgaggagctgcttgagaggttagctggcacaAAATTCCTGAcagtaatggatctgagtcgaggatactggcagattctcctgagccccgaggcgcaggagaagtccgccttcatcacaccctttggactgtatgagtccacggtcatgcccttcggcatgaagaatgcccctgccactttccagcggttaCTTTGtaactgatggagttagaagcccgcgcTTACCGTGGCGGATAAAtccgtcgatggagattcacaaactggacgtattattttcctagcctaaaccattggcccaatatcttatcatattagaacaaagaccctcatggattttggagaACTTCTATACCAGTTATAGCTGGACAGATGGAAGGGGGGGAGTAAGTTGCTCCAAGCTTGGAATTTATGGCCAGAGCaataaaaacctcttctacacatagATTCAGAACCACAGAGGGAAGggagggctttttagcccgcagcatgggtctgacAGGCAAACTccaaaatcattatattttatacAATCTCATGACAACATGGGTCCTTAATGTTGTTTGAGCactctgcaagactcagaagtgagagtggattttgctggattggtttatagaaaccctgttgcttttcaacagcctttgagccactagtaGAGTGGGAACCTTTGTTTTTCCATTGACACATGATGGAcctaagtggggacttgttttttgtgagatgagaattggtattattttcgcctacataacattgattggtttctttttattcgatatttgggaggcagaatgaacaaacagctgAACACCAAGCACTACTggctcatccaacaaggttttcttttagactgtgaactgtcattgtcttggtaaataattcaagttttttacatagcttgccatttttatgtacAGTTTActgtaagtagaaatgttcaaaaatataaaactcaaggatattttattaaaaaaatgttttttatcttaacagatgactgcaccaggagatcagagggacagctgacctcttcaatttttaaatatgatgaccttgagatcctacaagataaaactgaagtgaatgccattacttcagatatatcatcatccattcacagcaaagatctgtcatctgatcctatgaaacaggtcccatgttctgattcattactgactactaaggaaaatcaaagtcacaaaagaggcattaaacaacaaactgctcctaaagcaaaggagtcattttcatgttcagaatgtgggaaatgttttaagcagaAATGTCGTCTTATTagtcaccaaagaacccacacaggggagaagcctttttcatgttcagaatgtgggaaatgttttaaccagaaatggaatcttgttagacaccaaatatctcacacacaggagaagcctttttcatgttcagagtgtgggaaatgttttaaatggaaatcagatttggttaatcaccataaaactcacacaggggagatgccgctttcatgttcagaatgtgggaaatgttttaaccagaaatggcatcttgctagacaccaaatatctcacacagaggagaagcctttttcatgttcagagtgtgggaaatgttttaaaaggaaagtgcttcttgttagtcataagagaactcatacaggggagaagcctttttcctgttcaaaatgtgggaaatgttttaccctcaaagagaatcttgttagacaccaaatatctcatacaggggagaagcctttttcctgttcagaatgtggaaaaagttTTAAAAGGAAAGTGCATCTTGTTAGtcatcagagaactcatacaggggagaagcctttttcctgttcaaaatgtgggaaatgttttaccctcaaaGAGAATCTTGGTAGACACCAAAtatctcatacaggggagaagcctttttcatgttcagaatgtgggaaatgttttaaccagaaaaggagtcttgttatacaccaaataactcacacgggagagaagcctttttcatgttcagaatgtggaaaatgttttaaccggaaatcagttcttgtttgtcaccagagaaatcacacgagggagatgcctttttcatgctcagaatgtgggaaatgttttaaccggaaatcagttcttgtttgtcaccagagaactcacacaagggagaagcctttttcatgctcagaatgtgggaaatgttttaaccggaaatcagatcttgttagtcaccagagaaatcacacaggggagaagcctttttcatgctcagaatgagggaaatgttttaaccggaaatcagatcttgtttgtcaccagagaaatcacacaagGGAGatgcctttttcatgctcagaatgtgggaaatgttttaaccggaaatcagttcttgtttgtcaccagagaaatcacacaggggagcagcctttttcatgctcagaatgagggaaatgttttaaccggaaatcagttcttgtttgtcaccagagaaatcacacaggggagaagcctttttgatgctcagaatgtgggaaatgttttaaatggaaatcagatcttgttagtcaccagagaaatcacacaggggaggaacctttttcctgttcagaatgtgggaaatgttttaaatggaaagtgcttcttgttagacatcagagcggtCACATAGGggcgaagccttttttatgttcgtaatattggaatagttttaaccaaaattgaatcttgTTAAATGGGTtgcctcttgtcattcctcatgtttgctgacaaaaggataaaactaaactttattaattccaaatgtaaaactatacccataattcaccctcTGAAGGTTattcagtaggtgactaatagaaaaaacatgtaccctaCAGttgagtatatagggtgaggtgagacATATAGACACTCACTCTCCAAGCTTCTCATTTCTACTGGTTTCAttgtcctcaccaaaggcgactcatcaggagacttgACCTATAGTCAAGCGAGactagaccaaaaaaaaaaaagtcatgtatcatgttatccgaaacagtcagaaaactagccacatattggcagatcccagagctcaaactatatacttcgtaagtgtatacgccactccagtgtcaggaatagatagtatgtggaaatacagtataattcttgtgttttcctcctgtagggactgccctagtttggtattgtaaccgctgttaattagtagtgcagacaaattgtcctagactaaactccgttttcagacggcccaatatgtaccactcagggaaaacttgcctgctccaaagatcaatagcagcttctcactaatggccatgctgcagtctgtcaaggaatgagtgcaatatcaatataaagactagggatgtgtACAATCTAGTGATGAACTAATATACTtagtactcaagatttcccgagcacgctcgggtgtccttcgagtatttgtaagtacttggagatttagttttcagagctgcatctattaggctacgttcacactagcgttgtgcgccgctgcgtcggcgacgcaacgcacaacacatgcaaaaacgccgcaaaacgcgcgcaaaaacgctgcgttttgcgacgcatgtgtcgttttttgctgaaaatcggacgcaagaaaaatgcaacttgttgcgttttcttggtccgacgcttgcggcaaaaaagacgcatgcgtcgcacaacgcaacaaacaaaaacgcatgcgtctcccatgttaaatataggggcgcatgacgcgtgcgtcgccgctgcgttgcccgacgctaacccgacgcacactagcataacgctagtgtgaacgtagccttagccagcataagtacatgtgggggttgctagagaatctccacatgtacttggcactgaaaactaaatctctgagtacctacatatactcggaggacacccgagcgtgttcgggaaatctcgagtaccgagtatattcgctcaccacggtggcgcagtggttagcactgcagccttgcagcgctggggtcctgggttctaatcccacccaggacaacatctgcaaagagtttgtatgttctctccgtatttgcttgggtttcctccgggttctcctgtttcctcccacattccaaagacataccgatagggattctagattgtgagccccatcggggacagtgatgataatgtgtgcaacctgtaaagcgctgcggaatatgttagcgctatataaaaataaagattattattattattatcactagtgcagtcataatgtctggaagatctgtgccattattttGTATGAATATGGAGATTGTCTCTGAAAGTTAACTGTTCCCTGAGCGGTATATGCtttattttcacatactatctattcctgacattgGAGTGGtgtataaacttacgaagtatatagtttgaggtctggggtctgccaatatgtggctagttttctgactatttcgtataacatgatacatgattttagggttttcttcgtctagtctcgcttgaatatagttcaatattaaatagtatcctgatgaatgaatccaatgaatattcatttctcttaagtagcggcacacgtgaccgccgacaGCAGCAGGAAGCTAgtggctgacactgcgcactactgaagaggaatgaatactcaccgctctctgtGCACAGTCCCGGCGAGTACTCCGACAGCTGTGCTCTTcttgtgacgtccctgccatgtgctgcttaggctgggttcacattacgctacttgcgtccattagacggactacgttacacagcgGCACAACGCGGTGTAGTGCAGTCCGTTAACTGTTAtggcctggtggttaagaggccacactgatatgacctggtggctaaaacgcaacatggacgagctctgggaaggtggtatctctactgaccgcagtccctaatcctaacaacacaactaaaaatagccgtgggatgttcctgactctgcctagacacctcttcacagcctaagatataactacccataAAGAAGGAatcagaaagctatcttgcctcagagaaacccccaaaaggaaagatagccccccacaaatattgactgtgaaaggagagggaaaagacgtacatagaaatgaaatcagaattcagcaaagggaggccaatactaaactagataggcagatagaaaaggatactgtgcggtcagtataaaaactacaaaatcagaCCGGCGCCATTACACAACCCCTCGTGGTGGGCTCCAGAGCACCGCACAGTGTGGAGGCTTAGTGTGCCGGACGTCGGCACTTCAGTTTTGTGTAGCGCATCTACTTCATATAGGCTGCGGGCTGACTGTTACTTGGATTAAAGGGGGCCCCACATAACTCGCCTGCGCAGCGCTGCGGTTCAGTGTGCCAGCCATCAGCACACCAATTTTATGTCATCCTAGCAGCGCAGCCCATTTATTTCAAACACCACAGACTGTTCCAACATACAGGCAGCGGGCTGAGTATTATATGGACTAAAGTGGATCCCACATAGCACCCTTTGCACAGCGCTGCGGCTCAGTGTGCCAGGCATCTGCATGTCAATCCTGTGCCATTTTGGTAGACGCAGCATCCTGAATTTATACACCAAAGACTGCCCCTACACACAGGTTACAGGCTGATTAATATCTAGGTTTAAGTGGAACCTACATAACATCGTTGAACAGCTAAAGAGGGAAGAGGAGAAAGAGGGCAGCACTGATATATAGGACTCTATGATCTAGCATCCAGATGTAAGTGGCATTCATCAAAACATCACCGACTCCTTTATTGAAAATAACGAACTCTCATCTTATCTCATTATGGATAAATTCATGGGCAAAAATATTAAACCTGGCAGAAGCTCCACGCGTAATCAGGCTGGCGCATCCCCAACTTCACAAGTAGCTGAGACCAATAACGAAAACACACAATCCATAGCAGATGCTATTCTGGTCCGGCTGACGCCTGTAATTGATAACCGCCTGGCGGCTTTTCAGTCCTCTTTAGATTCGATTCTGTCACAAGTCAACGCCCAGGGAATGCGCTTAACAGAAGCATAACAGAGAATCTCAGACTTAGAAGATTCCACCAAGGCTCTCAAGGACACACTGACCATCAAGGAAAAAGATATTTCAGATCTTCTTGATAAGGTGGATGACCTTGAGAACAGATCCCGTCGCAATAATCTGAGACTCATTGGTATACCTGAATCTGTCTCCTCATCAGAATTGATTAAATTAACTTCAGAATGGCTCCCGAAATCTCTTGGCATTTCAATACCATCAGGTGCAATGGCCATAGAGAGAGCCCACAGGTTGGGACCTCTCAGGGATGGAGACGGAGGAAGACCAAGACCAGTCATcttcaaagttctggactttcaagaTAAAACACGCATCCTATCAGCGTACAGGAAACAACGATCTCTGTTATATGACAATCATAAGTTACTTTTGTTCCAGGATTACTCGGCTACCGTGGCAGCCAAGCGCAAAGCTTTCAACCCGGCCTGCAAAATTCTCGTGGAAAATAACATCTGTTTCAGTTTGCAGTACCCCTCAATTCTGCGATTCAACTCGGCGGGGAAAAACTGGGCCTTCAATGACCCTGATAGGGCTCTGGAGTTTCTTCGTAGAGAGATTCATCCACCTGCTAACTCCAGCCCTACTTGAACGATGAGACCTACCACGATTCCTTCATTGTCGGTGATGTTGGGTTTATGATGCTGCTTCTCTGCCCATTGAGTGGCATGTCTTTGTCCTATATGTTGCTCACTCTGCAGCTGAGCTTACT is a window encoding:
- the LOC138662990 gene encoding oocyte zinc finger protein XlCOF6-like, with amino-acid sequence MWSAALQVEVSTISDPLSEDLLQERIFLIYPSKMDMDRDKMAERILHLTLEILFRLTGEDYTVVKKTSSDRCQDPVSEEWGRPLSPITGPPPHPLIHEDINDQKILELIYKMIELLAGEVPIRCQDVAVYFSMEEWEYLEGHRDLYKNVIMEVPQPLTSPDLFRKRTTPERCPRPLLPQDCNQEDPNAPQDHQGEDLTHINTTETYVRGDERCKEEIPTYGYPDDCTRRSEGQLTSSIFKYDDLEILQDKTEVNAITSDISSSIHSKDLSSDPMKQVPCSDSLLTTKENQSHKRGIKQQTAPKAKESFSCSECGKCFKQKCRLISHQRTHTGEKPFSCSECGKCFNQKWNLVRHQISHTQEKPFSCSECGKCFKWKSDLVNHHKTHTGEMPLSCSECGKCFNQKWHLARHQISHTEEKPFSCSECGKCFKRKVLLVSHKRTHTGEKPFSCSKCGKCFTLKENLVRHQISHTGEKPFSCSECGKSFKRKVHLVSHQRTHTGEKPFSCSKCGKCFTLKENLGRHQISHTGEKPFSCSECGKCFNQKRSLVIHQITHTGEKPFSCSECGKCFNRKSVLVCHQRNHTREMPFSCSECGKCFNRKSVLVCHQRTHTREKPFSCSECGKCFNRKSDLVSHQRNHTGEKPFSCSE